A region from the Vicinamibacterales bacterium genome encodes:
- a CDS encoding RibD family protein — translation MDEPSSIASPPADAAAAWAWDAVQALARGAAAREAAGVPAAVRVTPGGALCPVAVDDGSATAVWRPEQGWTLTASVTGADRALLDLYLPVCSATTHAPITVGHLGQSLDGFIATHSGDSQFVTGTENLRHMHRLRALCDAVVVGAGTVAADDPRLTTRHVAGTNPLRVVIDPMARLSSGYHVFQDGEAPTLYVYVKRYVSGRPPEPGQAEVLGVGDGPNGPDLAELVSHLHARGCARIFVEGGGVTVSAFLAAGLLDRVQVAVAPMFIGGGRPAFRLPAANLLRECARPDYRVFRMGGDMLFDCALRATSTPPEDGADGISRVI, via the coding sequence GTGGACGAGCCTTCCTCGATCGCGTCCCCGCCGGCCGATGCCGCGGCCGCCTGGGCCTGGGACGCCGTCCAGGCGCTGGCCCGGGGCGCGGCCGCGCGCGAGGCCGCCGGCGTCCCGGCCGCGGTGCGGGTCACGCCGGGCGGCGCGCTCTGCCCCGTGGCGGTCGACGACGGTTCGGCCACCGCCGTCTGGCGCCCCGAACAGGGGTGGACGCTCACCGCGTCCGTCACCGGCGCCGACCGTGCCCTCCTGGATCTCTACCTGCCCGTCTGCTCGGCCACCACGCACGCGCCCATCACGGTCGGCCACCTGGGACAGAGCCTCGACGGCTTCATCGCGACGCACTCGGGCGACTCGCAGTTCGTGACCGGCACCGAGAACCTGCGCCACATGCATCGCCTGCGCGCCCTGTGCGACGCGGTCGTCGTCGGGGCCGGCACGGTCGCGGCCGACGACCCGCGGCTCACGACCCGGCACGTGGCCGGTACGAATCCGCTCCGGGTCGTGATCGACCCGATGGCCCGCCTGTCGAGCGGCTACCACGTGTTCCAGGACGGCGAGGCCCCGACGCTGTACGTGTACGTGAAGCGCTACGTCAGCGGCCGTCCGCCGGAGCCCGGGCAGGCCGAAGTGCTCGGCGTCGGCGACGGCCCCAACGGCCCGGACCTGGCCGAGCTCGTGTCGCATCTGCACGCGCGTGGCTGTGCGCGCATCTTCGTCGAGGGCGGTGGGGTGACGGTGTCGGCGTTCCTGGCGGCCGGCCTGCTCGATCGCGTGCAGGTCGCGGTGGCCCCCATGTTCATCGGCGGGGGCCGGCCCGCGTTCCGACTGCCGGCGGCCAACCTGCTGCGCGAGTGCGCGCGTCCCGACTACCGCGTGTTCCGCATGGGCGGCGACATGCTGTTCGACTGCGCGCTCCGGGCCACGTCCACGCCGCCCGAGGACGGCGCGGACGGGATCTCGCGCGTCATCTGA
- a CDS encoding FkbM family methyltransferase translates to MSRLDRAVGLARSLAIYHLIPRRQRPLRRLYGSFLRPGDLAFDIGAHVGNRTRALAAIGCRVVAVEPQPAVAAALRAVVGRIAAVEIVEAAVSRTPGRARLAVSERTPTVSTLSDDWRDRRRGEAGFAGVDWNTSVDVETTTLDALVARYGLPAFVKLDIEGGEPAALDGLSRAVPMVSVEYLPEALDAVTACGERLLRLGTYRFNWTPAESHRLASDEWLALDALVGRLAGTARHGDVYARLETQDA, encoded by the coding sequence ATGAGCCGCCTCGACCGAGCCGTCGGCCTTGCGCGATCGCTGGCGATCTACCACTTGATTCCGCGGCGGCAGCGGCCGCTCCGGCGGCTGTACGGCTCGTTCCTGCGTCCCGGCGATCTGGCCTTCGACATCGGCGCGCACGTGGGCAACCGCACGCGGGCCCTGGCGGCCATCGGCTGCCGGGTGGTGGCGGTGGAGCCGCAGCCGGCGGTGGCGGCGGCCCTCAGGGCCGTCGTCGGCCGGATCGCGGCGGTGGAGATCGTGGAGGCGGCCGTGTCGCGCACCCCAGGCCGTGCGCGCCTGGCCGTCAGCGAGCGGACGCCCACGGTGAGCACGCTGTCCGACGACTGGCGGGATCGGCGGCGCGGCGAGGCCGGCTTCGCGGGCGTGGACTGGAACACGTCGGTGGACGTGGAGACCACGACGCTCGACGCGCTGGTGGCCCGCTACGGCCTGCCGGCCTTCGTGAAGCTGGACATCGAAGGTGGCGAACCGGCGGCGCTCGACGGCCTGAGCCGCGCGGTGCCGATGGTGTCCGTCGAGTACCTGCCCGAGGCCCTCGACGCGGTGACGGCCTGCGGCGAACGGCTCCTGCGCCTCGGGACGTATCGCTTCAACTGGACGCCCGCCGAATCGCACCGGCTGGCGTCGGACGAGTGGCTGGCGCTCGACGCGCTCGTCGGCCGGCTGGCGGGCACGGCGCGGCACGGCGACGTGTACGCCCGGCTGGAGACCCAGGATGCCTGA
- a CDS encoding class I SAM-dependent methyltransferase: protein MESFSAEWLALREPVDHVSRADALVSWIGARLGPSHRPGALDLACGTGSNVRHLAPRLPAVRQWTLVDHDAVLLDLARHLALADENDARDRLGCARLDLRDLDALPIAGHALVTGSALLDLVSAAWLDGLVHRCRAAGAAVLFALSYDGRIECRPADAWDARIRELVNEHQVTDKGFGPALGPAAAATAARDLARAGYDVETAASDWVLDARQAPLVRLLFDGWAGAARAISPADADAVADWRLRADRRLDAGLKVRVGHTDVAAALR, encoded by the coding sequence ATGGAGTCGTTCAGCGCTGAGTGGCTCGCCCTGCGCGAGCCGGTCGATCACGTCTCTCGCGCCGACGCGCTCGTCAGCTGGATCGGTGCGCGGCTCGGCCCGTCGCATCGGCCGGGCGCGCTGGATCTCGCCTGCGGCACCGGCTCGAACGTCCGCCATCTCGCGCCGAGGCTGCCGGCCGTCCGGCAGTGGACGCTGGTGGACCACGACGCCGTGCTGCTCGATCTCGCCAGGCACCTGGCGCTGGCGGACGAGAACGACGCGCGGGATCGCCTCGGGTGCGCGCGTCTGGATCTGCGCGACCTCGACGCGCTCCCCATCGCCGGCCACGCGCTCGTCACCGGCTCGGCCCTGCTCGACCTCGTGTCGGCGGCCTGGCTCGACGGTCTCGTCCACCGCTGCCGCGCGGCGGGAGCCGCGGTCCTGTTCGCGCTCTCCTACGACGGCCGGATCGAGTGCCGGCCCGCCGACGCCTGGGACGCGCGGATTCGCGAACTCGTGAACGAGCACCAGGTCACCGACAAGGGCTTCGGCCCGGCGCTCGGGCCCGCGGCGGCCGCGACCGCCGCACGGGACCTGGCCCGCGCCGGGTACGACGTGGAGACGGCCGCGAGCGACTGGGTCCTCGACGCCCGGCAGGCGCCTCTCGTGCGTCTGCTCTTCGACGGCTGGGCCGGCGCCGCCAGGGCCATCAGCCCCGCCGACGCGGACGCGGTGGCGGACTGGCGTCTTCGGGCGGATCGACGTCTCGACGCCGGACTGAAGGTGCGCGTCGGTCACACCGACGTCGCGGCTGCGCTTCGCTAG